One window from the genome of Micromonospora aurantiaca ATCC 27029 encodes:
- a CDS encoding IS5/IS1182 family transposase produces the protein MLSYPAAIPLSTRSLNHLAALIRTRRQQQRSRWRRLDPGRQALLALAHLRNGDTYTRLAAGFDIGVTTAWRYVREAIDLLAATADDLATAMTRIRLLAYAILDGTLIPIDRVANQKPYYSGKHKRHGVNVQVIADAAGRLVWASAALPASTHDLTAARTHGIIDALASTDVMTFADKGYQGAPGSVRTPFKRRRFRPKLSRRQKAVNRAHAKIRARGERAIATLKTWKILVKLRCCPRRATAIVQAILVLHRVEADRHAG, from the coding sequence GTGCTGTCTTACCCTGCCGCGATTCCGTTGTCCACCCGCAGCCTGAACCACCTCGCCGCCCTCATCCGAACCCGCCGCCAGCAGCAACGGTCTCGGTGGCGACGCCTCGACCCCGGCCGGCAAGCCCTGCTCGCCCTGGCCCACCTGCGCAACGGCGACACCTACACCCGCCTGGCCGCCGGATTCGACATCGGCGTCACGACCGCCTGGCGTTATGTCCGCGAGGCCATCGACCTGCTCGCCGCGACCGCCGACGACCTGGCCACGGCCATGACCAGGATCCGTCTGCTCGCCTACGCAATCCTCGACGGCACCCTGATCCCGATCGACCGGGTCGCCAACCAGAAGCCGTACTACTCCGGAAAACACAAGCGTCACGGCGTGAACGTGCAGGTCATCGCCGACGCGGCCGGGCGTCTCGTCTGGGCCTCGGCCGCGCTGCCCGCCTCGACGCACGACCTGACCGCCGCCCGCACCCACGGCATCATCGACGCCCTGGCCAGCACCGACGTGATGACCTTCGCGGACAAGGGCTATCAAGGCGCCCCCGGCAGCGTGCGCACCCCGTTCAAGCGGCGCCGCTTCCGGCCGAAGCTGTCACGCCGGCAGAAGGCCGTCAACCGAGCGCACGCGAAGATCCGCGCCCGCGGCGAACGCGCGATCGCCACCCTCAAGACCTGGAAAATCCTGGTCAAGCTGCGCTGCTGCCCACGCCGAGCGACCGCGATCGTGCAGGCCATCCTCGTCCTGCACCGCGTCGAAGCCGACCGCCACGCAGGATGA
- a CDS encoding DUF1275 family protein, translating to MGIQTGNVAFVGMGAADHLPAWPSALASLVAFGLGGLLGAGIRRVRPAGPLTPPGMELLAMLALLVLWGLVDRSLDSGRDSLTERTILTALLAFPVGILGGLVVRTFGVQTATSYQTGTVLRTTKGIADWVFEPEGRSAAGRLAATGLLCLVSYAIGGFVGAATETRPIWTMIVTWALAVVLIAFTWGKRPPATATRRH from the coding sequence GTGGGTATTCAGACCGGCAACGTGGCGTTCGTCGGAATGGGTGCCGCCGATCACCTGCCGGCGTGGCCGTCCGCGCTGGCGTCACTTGTCGCGTTCGGCCTGGGCGGCCTGCTCGGCGCCGGGATCCGCCGCGTGCGCCCGGCCGGACCGCTCACCCCGCCGGGCATGGAACTGCTCGCCATGCTGGCGCTGCTCGTGCTCTGGGGGCTGGTGGACCGGTCCCTCGACTCGGGGCGCGACTCGCTGACCGAGCGCACGATCCTGACCGCGCTGCTGGCGTTCCCAGTCGGCATCCTGGGCGGGCTCGTCGTCCGCACGTTCGGCGTGCAGACCGCCACGTCGTACCAGACCGGCACAGTGCTGCGCACCACGAAGGGCATCGCCGACTGGGTGTTCGAGCCGGAGGGCCGCAGCGCGGCCGGGCGGCTCGCCGCGACCGGCCTGCTCTGCCTGGTCAGCTACGCGATCGGCGGGTTCGTCGGCGCGGCCACCGAGACCCGCCCGATCTGGACGATGATCGTCACCTGGGCGCTGGCAGTGGTGCTCATCGCGTTCACCTGGGGCAAGCGGCCACCGGCGACGGCGACCCGGCGCCACTGA
- the ligD gene encoding non-homologous end-joining DNA ligase, with protein sequence MGAADETRAGVSLTNLDQPLFDGAGATKRDLVDYLDAMADRILPELRDRPLSVLRVRPGQEPFMQKNLPKYTPGWVRRTEVWAEASHRRISYALCDDRRTLLWFANQRAVEYHPTLARAGVPEHPSHLVLDLDPPEGDAFGAVVRVALLVRQALADAGLAGAVKTSGAKGLHVVVPVDPATTAEEAAAATRALAVRTERLDPAVATTAFIVADRGGRVFVDSTRAYGATVVAAYSPRIRPGAPVSYPVGWTDLESATPADFTVRTVPGLLGDRDPWAEALPAPQRLPADLVEQGRTIPVARVQAMHEGKRRAKARREAG encoded by the coding sequence ATGGGTGCCGCCGACGAGACCCGGGCCGGAGTGTCGCTGACCAACCTCGACCAGCCGCTGTTCGACGGCGCCGGGGCGACCAAACGCGACCTGGTCGACTACCTCGACGCGATGGCCGACCGGATCCTGCCGGAACTGCGGGACCGGCCGCTGTCGGTGCTGCGGGTGCGGCCCGGCCAGGAGCCGTTCATGCAGAAGAACCTGCCGAAGTACACGCCCGGCTGGGTGCGCCGCACCGAGGTGTGGGCGGAGGCGTCGCACCGGCGCATCTCGTACGCGCTCTGCGACGACCGGCGGACGCTGCTCTGGTTCGCCAACCAGCGGGCGGTGGAGTACCACCCGACGCTGGCCCGCGCCGGTGTGCCCGAGCACCCGTCCCACCTGGTGCTCGACCTGGACCCGCCGGAGGGGGACGCGTTCGGCGCCGTGGTGCGGGTCGCCCTGCTGGTCCGGCAGGCGCTCGCCGACGCCGGGCTCGCAGGCGCGGTGAAGACGAGCGGCGCCAAGGGGCTGCACGTGGTCGTGCCGGTGGACCCGGCCACCACGGCGGAGGAGGCCGCCGCCGCGACCCGCGCTCTCGCCGTCCGTACCGAACGGCTCGACCCGGCGGTCGCGACCACCGCGTTCATCGTCGCCGACCGCGGCGGCCGCGTCTTCGTCGACTCCACCCGGGCGTACGGCGCGACTGTGGTGGCCGCCTACAGCCCTCGGATCCGGCCCGGCGCCCCGGTGTCGTACCCGGTGGGCTGGACCGATCTGGAGAGCGCGACCCCGGCCGACTTCACCGTGCGGACCGTGCCGGGCCTGCTGGGGGACCGGGATCCCTGGGCTGAGGCGCTGCCCGCGCCGCAGCGCCTGCCGGCGGACCTGGTCGAGCAGGGGCGGACCATCCCGGTTGCCCGGGTGCAGGCGATGCACGAGGGCAAGCGCCGCGCCAAGGCCCGCCGCGAGGCCGGGTGA
- a CDS encoding winged helix-turn-helix transcriptional regulator, protein MGEAESERCGPDTAEQASACTVREALDRVGGKWAIGILIAASAGPVRFTELERRVEGISRRMLTLTLRNLERDGLLHRHVHPTVPPKVEYTATPMARELYESLVALTSWAERHREAISAARAEYDRTHGRPPA, encoded by the coding sequence GTGGGTGAGGCGGAGTCGGAGCGGTGCGGACCGGACACGGCGGAGCAGGCGAGCGCCTGCACCGTGCGGGAGGCGCTGGACCGGGTCGGCGGCAAGTGGGCCATCGGCATCCTGATCGCCGCCTCGGCCGGCCCGGTCCGCTTCACCGAGCTGGAGCGCCGGGTGGAGGGGATCAGCCGCCGGATGCTCACGCTGACGCTGCGCAACCTGGAGCGGGACGGGCTGCTTCACCGGCACGTGCATCCCACGGTGCCGCCGAAGGTGGAGTACACCGCCACGCCGATGGCCCGGGAACTGTACGAGTCGCTGGTGGCGCTGACGAGCTGGGCGGAGCGGCACCGGGAGGCGATCAGCGCGGCCCGGGCCGAGTACGACCGCACACACGGCCGCCCACCGGCCTGA
- a CDS encoding TetR/AcrR family transcriptional regulator yields MARPTTATHDELLAAAARRFAVTGYKGTSLQDIARDVGCSKATVLYHFASKDALLCELMAPAITMLEELDVRIAAHTGAEAQRVAADGFVDLAVRFRREIALLRGEFPDLLQQPAFAHIQQISEQLIAAFSGFSDRPEARVAALVVLAGIAETCGEFLDIPDDQLRPALLAVAYRALEVTT; encoded by the coding sequence ATGGCGCGACCCACCACCGCCACCCACGACGAGCTGCTGGCCGCGGCCGCTCGCCGGTTCGCCGTCACCGGGTACAAGGGCACCTCGCTGCAAGACATCGCCCGCGATGTCGGCTGCTCCAAGGCGACGGTGCTCTACCACTTCGCCAGCAAGGACGCCCTGCTCTGCGAGCTGATGGCCCCGGCCATCACGATGCTGGAGGAGCTGGACGTCCGCATCGCCGCGCACACCGGCGCCGAGGCCCAACGCGTCGCCGCGGACGGCTTCGTCGACCTGGCGGTCCGCTTCCGCCGGGAGATCGCGCTGCTCCGGGGCGAGTTCCCCGATCTGCTCCAGCAGCCCGCGTTCGCCCACATCCAGCAGATCTCCGAACAACTCATCGCCGCCTTCTCCGGCTTCTCCGACCGTCCGGAGGCACGCGTCGCGGCGCTCGTCGTGCTCGCCGGCATCGCCGAGACCTGCGGCGAGTTCCTGGACATCCCCGACGACCAGCTGCGACCCGCGCTGCTCGCCGTGGCGTACCGCGCGCTCGAAGTCACCACCTGA
- a CDS encoding MMPL family transporter has product MATLLYRLGRASLRRRRLVAVVWLVVLVGLGLAAATLRGPTASNFTMPGTESQKAIDLLADRFPAASGATGTIAIKAPQDGALTSPDGQAVVKQVTQEAATLPGVVGAVDPYQAQALTPDGRYALIQVQFAGGADEVTDEQRDAYEKVGAQAEAQGWQIAPGGEVLNGEPEVGSTEAIGVLVAAIVLVITFGSLVAAGMTMLNALIGVGVGMAGLFALSGAVELTSTAPILALMLGLAVGIDYSLFITSRHRQNLLDGLSPEEAVGRAVGTAGSAVVFAGATVVVALAGLAVVGIPFLTVMGLAAAGTVTVAVLVAITLAPALLGFAGHKVLPRKLRDRKAVEDPTTGSEDRSGFGFRWARWVTRLRIPVILVGLLGLGLLAIPAQDMRLALPDASAAAEGTPARVSSDLIREGFGPGFTGRLAVVVTADSPQATQAAIPQVTALVQKTDGVLAVAPPQVDPSGRTALIGVIPKTGPTEEATETVVHDIRKQVSGIQNADVLLTGVTAVGIDVSEKLSDALPVYLLLVVGLSILLLMLVFRSILVPVKAALGFLLTVAATFGITVAVFQQGHLADLVGLDTPAPLVSFLPILLIGILFGLAMDYEVFLVSRMREDFVHGDTAQQATINGMGHGARVVTAAALIMISVFGGFVFLEDPIIKSMGFALAIGVAIDAFVVRMTIVPAVMSLLNNAAWWLPRWLNKILPNVDVEGEGLRAHLAEKQHANV; this is encoded by the coding sequence ATGGCGACCCTGCTGTACCGGCTCGGCCGGGCATCCCTGCGCCGGCGGCGACTCGTCGCCGTCGTCTGGCTCGTCGTACTCGTCGGACTCGGCCTGGCCGCGGCCACGCTGAGGGGCCCGACGGCGAGCAACTTCACCATGCCGGGCACCGAGTCGCAGAAGGCGATCGACCTGCTCGCCGACCGCTTCCCGGCGGCCAGCGGCGCCACCGGCACGATCGCGATCAAGGCGCCGCAGGACGGCGCGCTGACCTCACCCGACGGACAGGCGGTGGTCAAGCAGGTCACGCAGGAGGCGGCCACGCTCCCGGGCGTGGTCGGCGCGGTCGACCCGTACCAGGCGCAGGCGCTCACCCCGGACGGCCGGTACGCGCTGATCCAGGTGCAGTTCGCCGGCGGCGCGGACGAGGTGACCGACGAGCAGCGCGACGCGTACGAGAAGGTCGGCGCGCAGGCCGAGGCGCAGGGCTGGCAGATCGCCCCCGGCGGCGAGGTGCTCAACGGTGAGCCGGAGGTCGGCTCGACCGAGGCGATCGGCGTGCTGGTCGCGGCGATCGTCCTGGTGATCACGTTCGGCTCGCTCGTGGCGGCCGGGATGACCATGCTGAACGCGCTCATCGGCGTCGGCGTCGGCATGGCCGGTCTGTTCGCGCTCAGCGGCGCGGTCGAGCTGACCAGCACCGCGCCGATCCTGGCGCTGATGCTCGGCCTCGCGGTCGGCATCGACTACTCGCTGTTCATCACCTCCCGGCACCGGCAGAACCTGCTCGACGGGCTCTCCCCGGAGGAGGCGGTCGGCCGTGCGGTCGGCACCGCCGGCTCGGCTGTGGTCTTCGCCGGCGCGACGGTCGTGGTGGCGCTCGCCGGCCTTGCCGTGGTGGGCATCCCGTTCCTCACCGTGATGGGCCTGGCCGCCGCCGGCACCGTCACAGTGGCCGTGCTGGTGGCGATCACGCTGGCTCCGGCGCTGCTCGGCTTCGCCGGACACAAGGTGCTGCCGCGCAAGCTGCGTGACCGCAAGGCGGTCGAGGACCCGACCACCGGCTCGGAGGACCGCTCCGGCTTCGGATTCCGCTGGGCGCGGTGGGTGACCAGACTGCGCATCCCGGTGATCCTGGTCGGCCTGCTCGGCCTCGGCCTGCTCGCGATCCCGGCCCAGGACATGCGCCTGGCGCTGCCGGACGCCTCCGCCGCCGCCGAGGGCACCCCGGCCCGGGTCAGCAGCGATCTGATCCGCGAGGGCTTCGGCCCCGGCTTCACCGGCCGGCTCGCGGTCGTGGTGACCGCCGACTCGCCGCAGGCCACCCAGGCCGCCATCCCGCAGGTGACCGCGCTGGTCCAGAAGACCGACGGGGTGCTGGCCGTGGCCCCGCCGCAGGTCGACCCGTCGGGGCGTACCGCGCTGATCGGGGTGATCCCGAAGACCGGGCCGACCGAGGAGGCCACCGAGACGGTGGTGCACGACATCCGCAAGCAGGTGTCGGGCATCCAGAACGCCGACGTGCTGCTCACCGGCGTCACCGCTGTCGGCATCGACGTGTCGGAGAAGCTCTCCGACGCGCTGCCGGTCTACCTGCTGCTGGTGGTGGGCCTGTCGATCCTGCTGCTGATGCTGGTGTTCCGGTCGATCCTGGTGCCGGTCAAGGCGGCGCTGGGCTTCCTGCTCACCGTGGCGGCCACGTTCGGCATCACCGTGGCGGTGTTCCAGCAGGGCCACCTGGCCGACCTGGTCGGCCTGGACACCCCGGCCCCGCTGGTCAGCTTCCTGCCGATCCTGCTCATCGGCATCCTGTTCGGCCTGGCCATGGACTACGAGGTCTTCCTGGTCTCCCGGATGCGCGAGGACTTCGTGCACGGCGACACCGCCCAGCAGGCCACCATCAACGGCATGGGGCACGGCGCCCGGGTGGTCACCGCCGCCGCGCTCATCATGATCTCGGTGTTCGGCGGCTTCGTCTTCCTGGAGGACCCGATCATCAAGTCGATGGGCTTCGCGCTCGCGATCGGTGTCGCCATCGACGCGTTCGTGGTCCGGATGACGATCGTGCCGGCGGTGATGTCGCTGCTGAACAACGCCGCATGGTGGCTGCCGCGCTGGCTGAACAAGATCCTGCCCAACGTGGACGTCGAGGGTGAGGGCCTGCGCGCCCACCTCGCCGAGAAGCAGCACGCGAACGTGTGA
- a CDS encoding erythromycin esterase family protein gives MLVQRLGAPSDFDPLLDRVRDARVVMIGEATHGSYDYYRLREQLTRRLIAEQGFDFVAVEGDWPDCDRVHRSVVGAPDGPADPLAALERFERWPTWMWANAEVARFCRWLRAWNLERPEGERAGFHGLDVYSLWESMQAIFDYLGEEDPASLEAAQEAYRCFEPYGKRAEEYGMASRFVSARCEEEVVRLLARTREQAATDGPDRFSAWQNAEVVAGAERYYRAMVGGGPESWNVRDVHMADTLDRLLDRYGPGSRGIVWAHNTHVGDARATDMAADGMVNIGQLGRERHGRDAVALIGFGSWRGSVVAAPRWGSPAETMVVPPAREGSVEHRLHELMPDRAVLVFGGDDQPEWVTGEADHRAIGVVYDPSFESWGNYVPTRLGERYDAFIWCDEATALHPLPTCVTPGEMETYPAGV, from the coding sequence ATGCTGGTACAGCGGCTCGGCGCGCCGAGCGACTTCGACCCCTTGCTGGACCGCGTGCGGGACGCCCGGGTGGTGATGATCGGCGAGGCGACGCACGGCAGCTACGACTACTACCGGCTGCGGGAGCAGTTGACCCGGCGGCTCATCGCCGAACAGGGGTTCGACTTCGTGGCGGTGGAGGGGGACTGGCCGGACTGCGACCGGGTGCACCGGTCGGTGGTGGGCGCGCCGGACGGGCCGGCCGATCCGCTCGCCGCGCTGGAACGGTTCGAACGCTGGCCCACCTGGATGTGGGCGAACGCCGAGGTGGCCCGCTTCTGCCGCTGGCTGCGGGCGTGGAACCTGGAACGCCCCGAGGGGGAGCGGGCCGGCTTCCACGGGCTGGACGTGTATTCCCTCTGGGAGTCGATGCAGGCCATCTTCGACTACCTCGGTGAGGAGGATCCGGCCTCGCTGGAGGCGGCCCAGGAGGCGTACCGCTGCTTCGAGCCGTACGGCAAACGGGCCGAGGAGTACGGGATGGCCAGCCGGTTCGTCTCCGCCCGGTGCGAGGAGGAGGTGGTCCGGCTGTTGGCGCGTACCCGGGAACAGGCCGCCACGGACGGCCCGGACCGCTTCTCGGCCTGGCAGAACGCGGAGGTGGTGGCCGGCGCGGAGCGGTACTACCGGGCCATGGTCGGCGGCGGCCCCGAGTCGTGGAACGTCCGCGACGTCCACATGGCCGACACGCTCGACCGGCTGCTCGACCGATACGGGCCGGGCTCGCGGGGCATCGTGTGGGCGCACAACACGCACGTCGGCGATGCCCGGGCCACCGACATGGCGGCGGACGGCATGGTCAACATCGGGCAGCTCGGCCGGGAACGGCACGGCCGGGACGCGGTGGCGCTGATCGGCTTCGGCAGCTGGCGCGGCAGCGTGGTGGCCGCGCCGCGCTGGGGCTCACCGGCCGAGACGATGGTGGTCCCACCGGCGCGGGAGGGCTCGGTGGAGCATCGGCTGCACGAGCTGATGCCGGACCGGGCGGTGCTGGTCTTCGGCGGCGACGACCAGCCGGAATGGGTGACCGGCGAGGCGGACCACCGGGCCATCGGGGTGGTGTACGACCCGAGCTTCGAGTCCTGGGGCAACTACGTGCCGACCCGGCTGGGTGAACGCTACGACGCGTTCATCTGGTGCGACGAGGCCACAGCGCTGCACCCGCTGCCGACGTGCGTCACGCCCGGTGAGATGGAGACGTATCCGGCGGGTGTGTGA
- a CDS encoding DUF2795 domain-containing protein — MTVTGAQLREFLAGLDYPVSREDLVRWGQENGADTEALQALRSLPAEEFHTPTELGEALVTLADA; from the coding sequence ATGACCGTCACCGGTGCGCAGTTGCGGGAGTTCCTGGCCGGGCTCGACTACCCGGTCTCGCGGGAGGACCTGGTCCGCTGGGGCCAGGAGAACGGCGCCGACACCGAGGCGCTGCAGGCGCTGCGGTCCCTGCCGGCCGAGGAGTTCCACACCCCCACCGAGCTGGGCGAGGCGCTGGTCACGCTGGCCGACGCCTGA
- a CDS encoding Gfo/Idh/MocA family protein, with protein sequence MRFGLFGTGYWAAETHAAAIEAHPRARLAGVWGRNPAKAEELATRHGVPAFTDVDALIDACDAVAVALPPDVQADIAVRAATAGRHLLLDKPLALDLADADRVVDAAQASGVASVVFFTQRFHPNVTGFLASTAAAGGWQHARATMFASIFQPGNPYGDSTWRRERGALWDIGPHALSLILPVLGRVTRVAAMDGPSGLVHLLLTHDGGATSSLSLTLDAPSEAVTRDFVFFGENGTETVPPGDGSALQAFGAALDQLLEEVDAGTRDHRCDVRFGREVVAVLDAAQTARAQGRTVEM encoded by the coding sequence GTGCGGTTCGGGTTGTTCGGCACGGGTTACTGGGCGGCGGAGACGCACGCCGCGGCCATCGAGGCGCACCCGCGGGCACGGCTCGCCGGCGTCTGGGGGCGCAACCCGGCGAAGGCGGAGGAACTGGCCACCCGGCACGGCGTACCGGCCTTCACCGACGTCGACGCGCTCATCGACGCCTGCGACGCGGTCGCCGTGGCGCTCCCGCCGGACGTGCAGGCCGACATCGCCGTGCGGGCGGCCACCGCCGGGCGGCACCTGCTGCTGGACAAGCCGCTGGCGCTCGACCTCGCCGACGCCGACCGGGTGGTCGACGCGGCGCAGGCGTCCGGGGTGGCGTCGGTGGTCTTCTTCACCCAGCGCTTCCACCCGAACGTCACCGGTTTCCTCGCCTCGACCGCGGCGGCCGGCGGCTGGCAGCACGCCCGCGCCACCATGTTCGCGTCGATCTTCCAGCCCGGGAACCCGTACGGCGACTCGACCTGGCGGCGGGAGCGCGGCGCGCTCTGGGACATCGGCCCGCACGCGTTGTCGCTGATCCTGCCGGTGCTCGGCCGGGTCACCCGGGTCGCCGCGATGGACGGCCCGAGCGGCCTGGTGCACCTGCTGCTCACCCACGACGGCGGCGCGACCAGTTCGCTCTCGCTCACCCTGGACGCGCCGTCCGAGGCGGTCACCCGGGATTTCGTCTTCTTCGGCGAGAACGGCACCGAGACCGTCCCGCCCGGCGACGGCAGCGCGCTCCAGGCGTTCGGCGCCGCGCTCGACCAGTTGCTGGAGGAGGTCGACGCCGGCACCCGCGACCACCGCTGCGACGTGCGGTTCGGCCGCGAGGTGGTGGCGGTGCTGGACGCCGCGCAGACCGCCCGCGCCCAGGGCCGCACCGTCGAGATGTAA
- the fabG gene encoding 3-oxoacyl-ACP reductase FabG, with protein sequence MSEEPRVAIVTGAARGIGAATARRLAADGMAVAVVDIDESATKETVDAIGSAGGRALGVGADVSDRAQVEAAVERIAAELGAPTVLVNNAGVLRDNLLFKMTEGDWDTVMGVHLRGAFLFSQAAQKHMVEAKWGRIVNLSSTSALGNRGQANYSAAKAGLQGFTKTLAIELGPFGVTVNAVAPGFIVTDMTAATAARMKVDFDDLQKHAAAEIPVRRPGRPEDVAHTISFLASEGASFVSGQVIYVAGGPKD encoded by the coding sequence ATGTCGGAGGAGCCCCGCGTCGCCATCGTCACCGGAGCCGCGCGCGGCATCGGGGCGGCGACCGCCCGCCGGCTGGCGGCCGACGGCATGGCCGTCGCCGTGGTCGACATCGACGAGTCCGCCACCAAGGAGACGGTGGACGCCATCGGCTCGGCCGGCGGCCGGGCTCTCGGCGTCGGCGCCGACGTGTCCGACCGGGCCCAGGTCGAGGCCGCCGTGGAACGGATCGCCGCCGAACTGGGCGCGCCGACAGTGCTCGTCAACAACGCCGGTGTGCTGCGCGACAACCTGCTGTTCAAGATGACCGAGGGCGACTGGGACACGGTCATGGGCGTGCACCTGCGCGGGGCGTTCCTGTTCAGCCAGGCCGCGCAGAAGCACATGGTCGAGGCGAAGTGGGGCCGGATCGTCAACCTGTCCAGCACCTCCGCGCTCGGCAACCGGGGCCAGGCCAACTACTCGGCCGCCAAGGCCGGCCTCCAAGGCTTCACCAAGACGCTGGCGATCGAGCTGGGCCCGTTCGGGGTGACCGTCAACGCGGTCGCGCCGGGCTTCATCGTCACCGACATGACCGCGGCGACCGCGGCGCGGATGAAGGTCGACTTCGACGATCTCCAGAAGCACGCCGCCGCCGAGATCCCGGTACGCCGTCCCGGCCGTCCGGAGGACGTCGCGCACACCATCTCGTTCCTGGCCAGCGAGGGCGCGTCCTTCGTCTCCGGCCAGGTCATCTACGTCGCCGGCGGCCCGAAGGACTGA
- a CDS encoding alpha-amylase family protein → MGDRWYQEAVVYCLDVDTYADSDGDGVGDFQGLIGRLDYLARLGVTCLWLNPIHPSPNEDDGYDATDFYNVDPRLGTLGDFAELLHQASNRGIRVIIDLVVNHTSDQHPWFQSARSSPDSPYRDWYVWADHEPDDRHQGMVFPGEQHETWTYDRTAKAWYYRRFYKFQPDLNIENPKVRAEIKKITSFWLQLGVSGFRMDAVPFIIERTEPGNPNSPKDFDFLTDLRQHVQWRRGDAVLLAEANVEPDELPVYFGDGSGSGNRIHMLFDFMLNGRLMLALAREDPEVIIEALRDTPKLPTGGQWATFLRNHDEIDLSRLTADQRNDVLAKFGPDENMQLYGRGIRRRLAPMLGNDRRHMELAYSLQFSLRGTPVLRYGEEIGMGENLSLDGRDAIRTPMQWSYADNAGFSAAEPEKLVRPVIDKGEYGYQKVNVTAQRKDPRSLLGWFERMIRTLREAPETGSGSTTHIDVPMPPGVLAHRADGRTGTMVFLHNLGTEDVEVDLSTLAPEADLPIDVLSDRNYEDVGKLDRLKLGGYGYRWIRLCRGHER, encoded by the coding sequence ATGGGTGACAGGTGGTATCAGGAGGCGGTCGTCTACTGCCTCGACGTCGACACGTACGCGGACTCCGACGGCGACGGGGTGGGTGACTTCCAGGGGCTGATCGGCCGGCTGGACTACCTGGCCCGGCTCGGCGTGACCTGCCTGTGGCTGAACCCGATCCACCCCTCGCCGAACGAGGACGACGGGTACGACGCCACCGACTTCTACAACGTCGACCCGCGCCTGGGGACGCTCGGCGACTTCGCCGAGCTGCTGCACCAGGCGAGCAACAGGGGCATCCGGGTGATCATCGACCTGGTGGTCAACCACACCTCGGACCAGCACCCGTGGTTCCAGTCCGCCCGGTCCTCGCCCGACTCGCCGTACCGGGACTGGTACGTCTGGGCCGACCACGAGCCGGACGACCGCCACCAGGGCATGGTCTTCCCCGGCGAGCAGCACGAGACGTGGACCTACGACCGGACCGCCAAGGCGTGGTACTACCGCCGCTTCTACAAGTTCCAGCCGGACCTGAACATCGAGAACCCGAAGGTCCGCGCGGAGATCAAGAAGATCACCTCGTTCTGGCTCCAACTCGGCGTCTCCGGCTTCCGTATGGACGCGGTGCCGTTCATCATCGAGCGCACCGAGCCGGGCAACCCGAACTCGCCGAAGGACTTCGACTTCCTCACCGACCTGCGCCAGCACGTGCAGTGGCGGCGCGGCGACGCGGTCCTGCTGGCCGAGGCGAACGTCGAGCCGGACGAGCTGCCCGTCTACTTCGGCGACGGCAGCGGCTCGGGCAACCGGATCCACATGCTCTTCGACTTCATGCTCAACGGCCGGCTGATGCTCGCCCTGGCCCGGGAGGACCCGGAGGTGATCATCGAGGCGTTGCGCGACACCCCGAAGCTGCCCACCGGCGGCCAGTGGGCGACGTTCCTGCGCAACCACGACGAGATCGACCTGTCCCGGCTCACCGCCGACCAGCGCAACGACGTGCTGGCGAAGTTCGGGCCGGACGAGAACATGCAGCTCTACGGCCGGGGCATCCGCCGTCGTCTCGCGCCCATGCTCGGCAACGACCGCCGGCACATGGAGCTGGCGTACTCGCTCCAGTTCTCGCTGCGCGGCACGCCGGTGCTGCGCTACGGCGAGGAGATCGGCATGGGGGAGAACCTGTCGCTGGACGGGCGCGACGCGATCCGTACCCCGATGCAGTGGTCGTACGCGGACAACGCCGGCTTCTCCGCCGCCGAGCCGGAGAAGCTGGTCCGCCCGGTGATCGACAAGGGTGAGTACGGCTACCAGAAGGTCAACGTCACCGCCCAGCGCAAGGATCCGCGGTCGCTGCTCGGCTGGTTCGAGCGGATGATCCGGACGCTGCGCGAGGCGCCGGAGACCGGCTCGGGCAGCACCACCCACATCGACGTGCCGATGCCGCCGGGCGTGCTCGCGCACCGCGCCGACGGTCGTACCGGGACCATGGTCTTCCTGCACAACCTCGGCACCGAAGACGTCGAGGTCGACCTGAGCACGCTGGCGCCGGAGGCGGATCTGCCGATCGACGTGCTCAGCGACCGCAACTACGAGGACGTGGGCAAGCTCGACCGGCTCAAGCTCGGCGGGTACGGCTACCGGTGGATCCGGCTCTGCCGGGGCCACGAGCGGTAG